The DNA region TGAGTAGCAAAGTTAGCTCCATCAAACAAATGTTGAAAAGGGTTCAAAATCTTTGGAATTTCTAATGAACCTTCCAACATTTTCACCACAACACTCATTATAGGCCTTAATTCTTGTCTATATTGAACACACCATAAAGCTACCTTAACCATTCTCTCTGCAATCTCTTTATTTTTCTCTTCTATTCCACAAACTATCATTGCTTCCCCTAATAGTCCATCATCAAATTTTTTCCATACCCAAATTGGAAACCATTCTTGGCTATCACTATTTTTAATCTCAAGGTTTCTTCTTCTACCTACAATTTCAAATAATAGCATACCAAAACTATAAACATCACATTTGTGAGTTATAGGAAATGGCATCCAAAGCTCAGGTGCAGCGTAACCGGGCGTCCCCCTTCCTCCGGTCATCGTAATGTGAGTATTTTCTCTGTTGCAAAGTTTCGCCAAACCAAAATCAGCAACTTTTGGATAGAAGTTCTCATCCAAGAGAATATTTCCTGGCTTTATATCATAGTGGATTATTCTATGTTGACACTCTTCATGCAAGTAAGCAATTCCTCTTGCTGTACCGATTGCAATCTCATGAAGTTTTTCATATTCTAACGCCTTTTTTTCGTGAAACAAATACCTGTCAAGTGATCCATTTCCCATGTACTCATAAACAAGTGCTATCAAGTTTCTTTCAAAGCAAAATCCATATAGCCTAACGAGATTAAAGTGATGAATTCTACCAATTGTTCCGACTTCTGCCATAAATTGTTCGTCGATTTTCTTGTTAGAACCACCGCGAAGAACCTTCACAGCTACCATCGACCCGTTACTGAAAACTCCTTTGTAAACAGTTCCAAATCCACCTGATCCCAACAAGTTGGAATAGTTGTCTGTTGCAATTCTTAGCTGTTGACCAGTGAATCTTATTGGTTTCTCCCTTTCCATGTCGTTTAGA from Lathyrus oleraceus cultivar Zhongwan6 chromosome 1, CAAS_Psat_ZW6_1.0, whole genome shotgun sequence includes:
- the LOC127137451 gene encoding G-type lectin S-receptor-like serine/threonine-protein kinase At1g34300, with product MSTSYSTNDSTSGADVGVVVVIILVVVAVKVAIFVCVCRRINQVRGGSKSISSISPDSQFITLTMDKFLNDMEREKPIRFTGQQLRIATDNYSNLLGSGGFGTVYKGVFSNGSMVAVKVLRGGSNKKIDEQFMAEVGTIGRIHHFNLVRLYGFCFERNLIALVYEYMGNGSLDRYLFHEKKALEYEKLHEIAIGTARGIAYLHEECQHRIIHYDIKPGNILLDENFYPKVADFGLAKLCNRENTHITMTGGRGTPGYAAPELWMPFPITHKCDVYSFGMLLFEIVGRRRNLEIKNSDSQEWFPIWVWKKFDDGLLGEAMIVCGIEEKNKEIAERMVKVALWCVQYRQELRPIMSVVVKMLEGSLEIPKILNPFQHLFDGANFATHSVQVSNTYTTSATSSSVKVSDSSIVCATPIMKKYEIEVASSIV